In a single window of the Mesorhizobium shangrilense genome:
- a CDS encoding Lrp/AsnC family transcriptional regulator: MDRLDRKILRLLQEDATLAVADIAKKVGLSTTPCWRRIQKLEEEGIITRRVAVLNPVKVNARVNVFVSIRTSSHSLEWLRRFSEVVQQFPEVVEFYRMSGDVDYLLRVVVPDIAAYDAFYKRLIAKIEIRDVSSTFAMEQIKYTTEMPLDYLVLDKESGTYSVGAGI; encoded by the coding sequence ATGGACCGGCTTGATAGAAAAATCCTCCGGCTATTGCAGGAAGACGCCACGCTTGCGGTGGCCGACATCGCCAAGAAAGTCGGTCTTTCGACGACGCCCTGCTGGCGGCGCATCCAGAAGCTGGAGGAAGAGGGGATTATCACCCGCCGCGTCGCGGTTCTCAATCCGGTGAAGGTCAACGCCCGCGTCAACGTGTTCGTCTCCATCCGCACGAGTTCCCACAGCCTCGAGTGGCTGCGGCGCTTCTCCGAGGTCGTGCAGCAATTTCCCGAAGTTGTGGAATTCTACCGCATGAGCGGCGACGTGGATTATCTGCTGCGCGTCGTCGTGCCCGACATTGCTGCCTACGACGCGTTCTACAAGCGGCTGATCGCCAAGATCGAGATCCGCGACGTCTCTTCGACTTTCGCGATGGAGCAGATCAAGTATACGACGGAGATGCCGCTCGACTACCTGGTGCTCGACAAGGAAAGCGGGACGTATTCGGTCGGCGCCGGCATCTAG
- a CDS encoding DNA alkylation repair protein: MGELSPSSTSEEIVAHLRPIGSEENRQGMKRYGIRIDRALGISHGVQRDIARKIKRNHERAFELWDTGIVEAQFIASVTADPKRFTAADARRWAREFDSWDIVDGVSDLFVGTDAWRELIDEFAEAEPEFVRRTAFAMLCWATVHRKTEPDATFAAYLPLIEKHSTDDRNFVKKAVNWALRTIGKRSMNLHAPAVALAEKLAASSDKTARWIGKDAVRELTNPKTLERLARKRTTPAG, from the coding sequence ATGGGCGAGCTCTCGCCGAGTTCCACTTCCGAGGAAATCGTCGCGCACCTGCGTCCGATTGGCTCGGAGGAGAACCGGCAGGGGATGAAGCGTTACGGCATCCGGATCGACCGGGCGCTCGGCATCTCCCACGGCGTGCAGCGTGACATCGCCCGCAAGATCAAGCGGAACCACGAGCGCGCCTTCGAACTTTGGGACACCGGCATCGTGGAGGCGCAGTTCATCGCCTCCGTCACCGCCGATCCGAAACGCTTCACCGCCGCCGACGCGCGCCGCTGGGCGCGCGAATTCGATTCCTGGGACATCGTCGACGGCGTGTCGGATCTGTTCGTCGGGACCGACGCCTGGCGGGAATTGATCGATGAGTTCGCTGAGGCCGAGCCGGAGTTCGTGCGCAGGACGGCCTTCGCCATGCTCTGCTGGGCCACGGTGCATCGCAAGACGGAGCCCGACGCGACCTTCGCCGCCTACCTGCCGCTGATCGAGAAGCACTCCACCGACGACCGCAACTTCGTCAAGAAAGCGGTCAACTGGGCCCTGCGCACGATCGGCAAGCGTTCGATGAATTTGCACGCACCCGCCGTCGCCCTTGCCGAGAAGCTGGCCGCGTCGTCTGACAAGACGGCGCGCTGGATCGGGAAGGATGCCGTGCGCGAACTCACAAACCCGAAAACGCTTGAACGGCTCGCGAGGAAAAGGACCACGCCGGCCGGCTAG
- a CDS encoding uracil-DNA glycosylase family protein, translating to MTSDALARLAEEIRACRICISNPLGKPLPHEPRPVVVPSATARILIAGQAPGTKVHATGIPFNDASGDRLRDWMGVTRDEFYDASLFAIVPMGLCFPGQDVKGSDLPPRRECAPAWRGRLLELMPQIELVLAIGGYAQAWHLKEARARTLSETVGNWRQIFASPSSPKILPLPHPSWRNTAWMKKHLWFETDLLPFLRTEIRRRLSPSG from the coding sequence GTGACCTCCGACGCCCTCGCGCGCCTTGCCGAGGAGATCCGGGCCTGCCGCATCTGTATCTCCAACCCGCTCGGGAAGCCGCTGCCGCACGAGCCGCGCCCTGTGGTCGTCCCGTCGGCCACGGCGCGGATCCTCATCGCCGGCCAGGCGCCCGGCACGAAGGTGCACGCGACCGGCATTCCATTCAACGACGCATCGGGTGATCGCCTGCGCGACTGGATGGGCGTCACGCGTGACGAATTCTATGACGCCTCGCTGTTCGCGATCGTTCCCATGGGCCTTTGCTTTCCCGGACAGGATGTAAAGGGTTCGGACCTCCCGCCGCGGCGGGAATGCGCCCCTGCCTGGCGCGGGCGGCTCCTCGAGCTGATGCCCCAGATCGAGCTCGTGCTGGCCATCGGCGGCTACGCCCAGGCATGGCACCTGAAGGAGGCCCGGGCGCGCACCTTGAGTGAGACTGTCGGCAACTGGCGGCAGATTTTTGCGTCTCCCAGCTCGCCGAAAATCCTTCCGCTTCCGCACCCGTCATGGCGCAACACTGCCTGGATGAAGAAGCACCTATGGTTTGAAACGGATTTGCTGCCATTCCTGAGAACGGAAATCCGTCGTCGCCTTTCGCCATCGGGTTGA